In Candidatus Rhabdochlamydia sp. T3358, the following are encoded in one genomic region:
- a CDS encoding S41 family peptidase, whose amino-acid sequence MSTKAFLYLQKALNIMEKKFIYKDTIDWDSIKKEVYKKAEGSVLTSDTYPAIQLARSLIKENHGFFASPSQMELLEKEEFRFEPPIYRLLEKNVAYLSLFTFPSTSDEADQAYNKQVQTAIRALDSSNVDKWIIDLRKNQGGNMWAMLLGLGPLLDKECIGFFIRNNGEKIPWKHKKNTVKQGNSCCLKSSLPPYQLKNTPKIAVLIGNNTASSGEAVAVAFSGQKNVRFFGQHTSGFANATYPFFLSDGACLLLPVMHFSNRLGQIFYTNMAPDEVINANEATNSLKDPTIEAAIDWLCNF is encoded by the coding sequence CTAAAGCATTCCTCTATTTACAAAAAGCACTCAACATAATGGAAAAAAAATTTATTTATAAAGATACCATTGATTGGGATTCAATTAAAAAAGAGGTATATAAAAAAGCAGAGGGTTCTGTCCTTACTAGTGATACATATCCTGCCATTCAATTAGCTCGTTCTCTTATCAAAGAAAATCATGGTTTTTTTGCTTCCCCTAGTCAAATGGAGCTTTTGGAAAAAGAAGAATTTCGATTTGAACCTCCCATTTATCGCTTATTGGAAAAGAATGTGGCTTATCTTTCCTTATTCACATTCCCATCAACCTCAGATGAGGCTGATCAGGCGTATAATAAACAAGTGCAAACAGCGATTCGTGCATTGGACAGCTCTAATGTGGATAAATGGATTATTGACCTGCGAAAAAACCAAGGTGGGAATATGTGGGCAATGCTTTTAGGCTTAGGACCGCTTCTAGACAAAGAATGTATAGGATTTTTTATAAGAAATAATGGAGAAAAAATTCCCTGGAAGCATAAAAAAAATACAGTAAAACAGGGCAATTCTTGTTGCTTAAAAAGCTCTTTGCCTCCATATCAATTAAAAAATACACCAAAGATAGCAGTTTTAATTGGCAATAATACCGCTAGCTCTGGAGAAGCTGTTGCTGTTGCTTTTTCCGGGCAAAAAAACGTGCGTTTTTTTGGTCAACACACCTCTGGCTTTGCAAATGCCACATATCCATTTTTTCTTAGTGATGGAGCTTGCCTTCTTCTTCCGGTCATGCATTTTTCTAATCGCTTAGGTCAGATCTTTTATACTAACATGGCCCCTGATGAAGTAATAAATGCCAATGAGGCAACCAATTCACTAAAAGACCCTACTATAGAAGCAGCTATCGATTGGTTATGTAATTTTTAG